A portion of the Paenibacillus hamazuiensis genome contains these proteins:
- a CDS encoding M23 family metallopeptidase yields MKPQKTRRERRSSPPYSRKSWLLLMGFVALAAACIVVYNGRYFQEWTSALNPKEGRTADAGAQREEEPVRRIAIEFHMSDFENGWLRYQDGVVKTNDGGGHWQEADAGLPGDQAAGNVAADAVTFGLLDPGKHPQPDTVTVGSKTFLVKQSQFLTDRIGWALAGDTKELPTPILVTADGGQTWSSEVTPDIRAIMNEEKERLLRMKKEASLYASADIAKAVIRSEWSLLPETSAPGDVVLVRHNKPGKVEWLGKTYVLQPFADGYFTYLPITMGAKPGKYPIGDQTLTIEAKKFETQYLKVTKQMESMRQDTQRIQADQKKIDLARSKSEPEFLFNGPFVQPVEGILTTPYGYTRYVNGKYDSSHMAIDLAAKEGTPIKATNDGIVALAESLYLTGNSIYIDHGMGLFSQYAHLSELRVKAGDRVKQGDIIGLVGTTGFSTGPHLHFTFWAHNVQVNPNLFFNTTPFQWLKAK; encoded by the coding sequence ATGAAACCGCAAAAGACGCGGCGCGAGCGCCGATCTTCGCCGCCGTACTCGAGGAAGAGTTGGCTTCTGCTGATGGGCTTCGTCGCATTGGCGGCGGCATGTATCGTCGTGTACAACGGAAGATATTTTCAGGAATGGACTTCAGCGCTTAATCCAAAGGAGGGACGGACGGCGGATGCCGGGGCTCAGAGAGAAGAGGAGCCGGTCCGGCGAATCGCGATCGAGTTTCATATGTCCGACTTCGAAAATGGCTGGCTGAGATATCAGGACGGCGTGGTGAAGACGAATGACGGGGGCGGGCACTGGCAGGAAGCGGATGCAGGTTTGCCGGGCGATCAGGCTGCGGGCAATGTGGCCGCCGATGCGGTGACGTTCGGATTGCTTGACCCCGGCAAGCATCCGCAGCCCGACACAGTAACGGTGGGGTCTAAAACGTTTCTCGTCAAGCAGTCGCAATTTTTGACGGACCGGATCGGGTGGGCGCTCGCAGGCGATACGAAGGAGCTGCCGACTCCGATATTGGTGACGGCAGATGGGGGACAAACCTGGAGCAGCGAGGTCACACCGGACATTCGCGCGATCATGAACGAAGAGAAAGAGCGGCTTCTGCGTATGAAAAAGGAGGCGTCTTTGTACGCTTCGGCCGATATCGCCAAAGCCGTAATCCGCTCGGAGTGGTCGCTCCTTCCGGAAACATCCGCACCGGGCGACGTCGTGCTCGTACGCCATAACAAACCGGGGAAGGTCGAGTGGCTGGGTAAAACGTATGTCCTGCAGCCTTTTGCAGACGGCTATTTCACCTATCTCCCCATCACCATGGGGGCAAAGCCCGGGAAGTATCCGATCGGCGATCAAACGCTAACGATTGAAGCGAAGAAATTCGAAACGCAATACCTGAAAGTAACAAAGCAAATGGAAAGCATGCGCCAGGATACGCAGCGGATTCAGGCGGACCAGAAGAAAATCGATCTGGCGCGCAGCAAGTCGGAGCCGGAGTTTCTTTTTAACGGCCCGTTTGTCCAACCGGTTGAAGGGATTTTGACGACGCCTTACGGATATACCCGCTACGTGAACGGGAAATACGACAGCTCCCATATGGCTATTGATCTGGCTGCGAAGGAAGGCACCCCGATCAAGGCGACCAACGACGGTATCGTCGCATTGGCCGAAAGTTTGTATCTCACCGGGAATTCCATTTACATCGACCATGGAATGGGGCTTTTCTCGCAGTATGCCCATCTGTCCGAGCTGCGGGTAAAAGCAGGCGATCGGGTGAAGCAGGGCGATATCATCGGTCTCGTAGGCACCACCGGGTTCTCGACGGGACCGCATCTGCATTTCACCTTTTGGGCGCATAATGTGCAGGTGAACCCGAACCTCTTTTTCAATACGACACCGTTTCAGTGGCTGAAGGCCAAGTGA